A genome region from Mercenaria mercenaria strain notata chromosome 11, MADL_Memer_1, whole genome shotgun sequence includes the following:
- the LOC128546731 gene encoding uncharacterized protein LOC128546731: MNVLHWIRNRSTIFKPFVANRIGEIQYHSNPIQWRHVQGKQNPADILSRGCSISYLETNELWWNAPEFLKKNECEWPKSKVEFSHENSEIKKSKQMQFEVQTMHTQSADVQTCIEEWRLDPKRYSSWTKLVRVYAWVMRFVENCKRTKTARIEGQLGANEIHDAEVKLIIKAQRSHYKEEFTCLSKQKELPKDSKLIKLNPKIDGEGVIRSDGRLKYAEMLSYDCRYPVILPRHDWITELIVRHFHEDSGHSGTNYTLSVLSTQYWIPSAREVIRAVENKCTKCKLRKARPKEQIMAPLPNIRHNMPLRAFVHVAVDYAGPFVTVQGRGKRREKRYLCLFTCLSTRAVHLEIAFGMDVDSFLNAFYRMVSRRGLPKTMLSDNGSNFVRADKELKQLLQCLDQDKIIENTANKGIQWQFIPPFAPHWGGVHEIMIKSAKRATYAILQNASVTDEELMTAFAGAEGLINSRPLTYQTSNPADCIPLTPNHFLHGQIGGKFAPESVDTTEFSPRKRWRRIQELVRHFWNRWLHEWLPSLRTSKNWHRINPDLKVNDVVIVTSNDLPRAQWPLGRITRVHTSRDGHVRAANVLMNGKEFVRPITKLCPLEINADD; encoded by the coding sequence ATGAATGTTTTACATTGGATACGAAATAGAAGCAcaattttcaaaccatttgttgcTAATAGAATTGGAGAGATTCAGTATCATTCAAATCCTATACAATGGCGACATGTACAAGGAAAACAAAATCCGGCTGACATTTTAAGTAGAGGATGTTCAATATCTTATTTAGAAACGAACGAATTGTGGTGGAACGCACCTGAATTTCTGAAGAAAAATGAATGCGAATGGCCAAAAAGTAAAGTTGAATTTTCACATGAGAacagtgaaataaaaaagtcaaaacaaATGCAGTTTGAAGTACAAACAATGCACACACAGAGCGCGGATGTACAAACATGCATTGAAGAATGGCGGCTTGATCCGAAACGATATTCCAGTTGGACAAAATTAGTACGGGTATATGCTTGGGTTATGCGTTTCGTGGAAAATTGTAAACGTACAAAAACAGCAAGAATTGAAGGACAACTGGGTGCGAATGAAATACATGATGCAGaagtaaaattaataataaaagctCAAAGGTCTCATTATAAGGAAGAATTTACATGTTTATCTAAGCAAAAAGAACTACCAAAAGATAGCAAATTGATCAAATTGAATCCAAAAATTGACGGTGAAGGAGTAATCAGAAGTGATGGACgcttaaaatatgctgaaatgtTATCGTATGACTGTCGATATCCAGTAATACTACCTCGACATGATTGGATTACTGAACTAATTGTTCGTcactttcatgaagattcaggACATAGTGGTACAAACTATACACTTTCCGTGTTATCAACACAGTATTGGATACCATCTGCAAGGGAGGTAATTCGTGCAGTagaaaacaaatgtacaaagtGTAAACTTCGCAAAGCAAGACCAAAAGAACAGATTATGGCGCCACTTCCAAATATCCGTCACAATATGCCATTAAGAGCATTTGTTCATGTAGCAGTAGATTATGCGGGACCATTTGTAACTGTTCAAGGCCGTGGAAAACGTCGAGAAAAAAGATACCTTTGTTTATTCACTTGTTTGAGTACAAGAGCTGTACACTTAGAGATTGCATTTGGAATGGATGTAGATTCTTTTCTTAATGCGTTTTACCGGATGGTTAGTCGTCGGGGATTACCAAAAACTATGTTATCAGACAATGGATCAAATTTTGTTCGTGCTGACAAAGAATTAAAACAGTTATTGCAGTGTCTTGATCAGgataaaattatagaaaacacagcaaataaaggaatacagtggCAATTTATTCCACCCTTTGCTCCTCATTGGGGAGGTGTACACGAAATAATGATCAAAAGTGCTAAACGTGCAACATACGCAATATTACAAAATGCTTCAGTTACTGACGAAGAGCTTATGACGGCATTTGCTGGAGCTGAAGGCTTGATCAATTCAAGACCACTTACATATCAGACTAGTAATCCAGCAGACTGTATACCGCTTACACCAAACCATTTTCTGCATGGACAAATCGGGGGAAAGTTTGCTCCTGAAAGTGTGGATACTACAGAATTCAGTCCTAGAAAGCGATGGCGTAGAATACAGGAGTTAGTTCGACACTTCTGGAATAGATGGTTACATGAGTGGTTACCCAGTCTACGAACATCAAAAAATTGGCATAGAATTAATCCAGACCTGAAAGTTAACGATGTCGTGATTGTTACGTCTAATGATTTACCGCGAGCACAGTGGCCATTAGGGCGTATTACGCGTGTGCATACAAGTCGCGATGGACATGTGCGCGCagcaaatgttttaatgaatGGCAAAGAATTTGTGCGACCAATAACAAAATTGTGCCCATTAGAAATAAATGCTGATGATTAA
- the LOC128546732 gene encoding uncharacterized protein LOC128546732 translates to MAVELSEEEKQVVLQRIADLKLLKSKHKSIYTKTKNKLLRCLDVDIDEELDKKEIRKYQDYLDDANEVALGTMHKLCSSYREVNDLENERKVMEEIDIIEKDYSETHKTVFKKSTKASLPASATTEGLGKDMWQQLKRVQIPVFTGEKRKYESWKAAFNACIDSAPSTAEYKLLQLRQYLSGEALKSIENLGHSAASYEAAKERLDRKFGGKRRQVMAYLEELDKFPVMKEESAKTIEKFADLLDIVVINLIEAEKEEDLGDGALYLRLLKKLPETMLTRYNRWIYESKEDESVQTLRKWFNQEAKYYVAAAETVHGLSGDKWKPSRPQVATHFVNNKKSQGSQKVCKVCFDNHDVWNCYVFKQLSPSQRWEKAKDLKLCFRCLGNGHAGSTCNRMKVCGIQGCKKNHNRLLHNEEMNYQNAGNSLSLHKDEMNQQNVPTNENATSHHVQHQDHDNDNRFSVPNRISLRTVPVIVKNGSKQLTVNALLDDGSSKSYINADVAAELGLDIVSNAQLITVNVMNGRKETFETAPVKFHIEGLNGQVKMGMEATTTTCVTGNLRTVDWNKQSGQFKHLNGIQFPVCKRKNTIDLLIGVDYSDLHYSLHEVRGEPGEPIARLTPLGWTCVGSVENSVEK, encoded by the coding sequence ATGGCTGTGGAGCTCAGCGAAGAAGAAAAACAAGTGGTTTTGCAAAGAATTGCGGACTTGAAATTGTTAAAGTCTAAACATAAATCAATctatacaaagacaaaaaacaaacttttacgGTGTTTAGACGTTGATATCGATGAAGAGTTGGACAAAAAAGAAATTCGAAAATATCAGGACTATTTAGATGATGCAAATGAAGTTGCTTTAGGGACTATGCACAAATTGTGTTCATCTTACAGAGAAGTAAATGATTTAGAAAACGAAAGAAAAGTTATGGAAGAAATTGACATAATTGAAAAAGACTATAGTGAGACCCATAAAACTGTGTTTAAAAAGTCTACGAAGGCTTCACTGCCAGCTAGTGCTACAACCGAAGGTTTAGGCAAAGATATGTGGCAGCAATTAAAAAGGGTACAAATTCCAGTATTCACAGGTGAGAAAAGAAAGTATGAATCTTGGAAAGCGGCATTCAATGCTTGTATTGACAGTGCACCGTCTACTGCTGAATATAAGCTCTTGCAGTTAAGACAATATTTATCTGGTGAGGCATTGAAGTCGATTGAAAATTTAGGGCATTCGGCAGCTAGTTACGAAGCAGCAAAAGAACGTTTAGATAGAAAGTTTGGCGGTAAACGAAGGCAAGTTATGGCATATCTAGAAGAATTAGACAAATTTCCGGTAATGAAAGAGGAGAGTGCTAAAACTATCGAGAAATTTGCGGACTTGTTAGATATTGTAGTGATTAATTTGATAGAAGCAGAAAAGGAAGAAGATTTAGGAGATGGAGCACTGTATTTGAGACTTCTGAAAAAattgcctgaaacaatgcttaCGAGGTATAATCGGTGGATTTATGAATCTAAAGAAGATGAATccgttcaaacattaagaaagtggTTCAATCAGGAGGCTAAATACTATGTTGCTGCTGCCGAAACTGTTCATGGACTTTCTGGAGACAAGTGGAAGCCTTCAAGACCACAAGTAGCTACTcactttgtaaataacaaaaaaagtcaaGGAAGCCAAAAGGTCTGTAAAGTCTGTTTTGATAATCATGATGTTTGGAACTGTTACGTGTTCAAACAATTATCACCATCACAGCGTTGGGAAAAAGCTAAAGATCTGAAGTTGTGTTTTCGGTGTTTAGGAAACGGACATGCTGGTAGTACATGTAATAGAATGAAAGTTTGCGGAATTCAAGGTTGTAAAAAGAACCATAATAGGTTGTTACATAATGAAGAAATGAATTATCAAAATGCGGGTAACAGTTTGTCGTTacacaaagatgaaatgaatcaACAAAATGTGCCTACAAATGAAAATGCGACAAGTCATCATGTTCAACATCAGGATCATGATAATGACAATCGTTTCTCAGTACCAAATCGGATTTCACTTCGCACAGTTCCAGTAATAGTGAAAAATGGAAGTAAACAGTTGACTGTAAATGCACTGTTGGACGATGGCAGTTCAAAATCATACATTAATGCAGATGTAGCTGCAGAATTAGGATTAGACATAGTATCTAATGCACAGTTGATAACAGTAAATGTTATGAATGGTAGAAAAGAAACTTTTGAAACTGCACCTGTGAAATTTCATATTGAAGGCTTGAATGGTCAAGTGAAAATGGGAATGGAggctacaacaacaacttgtgTAACAGGAAATCTCAGAACAGTAGACTGGAATAAACAATCTGGACAGTTTAAACATCTAAATGGTATACAATTTCCAGTGTGTAAGAGAAAAAATACAATAGATTTATTGATTGGGGTAGATTATTCAGATTTACATTACTCGTTACACGAAGTCAGAGGGGAACCCGGTGAACCAATAGCTCGTCTCACTCCCTTAGGCTGGACTTGTGTTGGATCCGTtgaaaattctgttgaaaaatga